Within SAR324 cluster bacterium, the genomic segment TCTCAAACTCAGCCACCCATGGGATTGGGAATGACCACACCGAGTTCCGTTGAAATCTCAATCAACTGATCACAAATCGACTGTCCGAGTTCAATGCCATTCATCCGAGCAGTCCT encodes:
- a CDS encoding Ldh family oxidoreductase, with translation RQEIEDFVTSIRNSAPRHQDQPVLMPGDPERTKRRTARMNGIELGQSICDQLIEISTELGVVIPNPMGG